One part of the Salinimonas iocasae genome encodes these proteins:
- the alaS gene encoding alanine--tRNA ligase, whose protein sequence is MTLSTADIRQKFFDYFKQHGHQSVASSSLVPADDPTLLFTNAGMNQFKDVFLGTEKRSYTRAVSSQRCVRAGGKHNDLENVGYTARHHTFFEMMGNFSFGDYFKKEAIEFAWNFLTKELGLAKDKLLVTVFHNDDEAFDIWENHIGVPKEKIIRIDTADNFWSMGDTGPCGPCSEIFYDHGEHIWGGPPGTPEEDGDRFIEIWNLVFMQYNKQEDGTMEPLPKPSIDTGMGLERISAIMQDVHSNYEIDLFERLIKATAEVVGTTDLENKSLRVIADHIRSCSFLICDGVMPGNEGRGYVLRRIIRRAVRHGYKLGAQDIFFYKLVAALTKEMGEAYPELADQQPVIEKVLRVEEEQFSKTLSRGMAMLNDVLKELDGDTVAGDVVFKLYDTYGFPADLTGDVAREHGYKIDEEGFEQAMQEQRQRAQKASNFGMNYNEQLRVEHATSFTGYTDVEGQANVLELIKDNAFTDTLKDGEEGVVVLDSTPFYAEAGGQSGDAGLLQVAGGEFVVTDTQKMGNAFAHYGKAVGNIKKGDKATAKIDRENREAIKKNHSATHLLHAALREVLGEHVTQKGSLVEAQRMRFDFSHFEAISSDQIALLERRVNEEVRANHALATELMDLDEAKASGAMALFGEKYDEKVRVVTMGPFSVELCGGTHVAHTGEIGLFKIVSESGIASGVRRIEAVTGEAAIEVIQQQQATINQAAGLLKTDASNVLQRLSALQTQTKELEKALGAAKQKLASQQGADMLGQAQEINGVKVLVTQLDGVEPKALRGMVDDLKNRIGEGVVVLGVAGEKKASLIVGVTKQLTAKVKAGELVNYIAGQVGGKGGGRPDMAQAGGDQPENLGSALDSVTSWLSDKL, encoded by the coding sequence ATGACATTATCAACAGCTGACATACGCCAAAAGTTTTTCGACTATTTTAAACAGCATGGTCACCAAAGCGTGGCAAGTAGCTCTCTGGTTCCGGCTGATGATCCAACTTTGCTTTTTACCAACGCTGGTATGAATCAGTTTAAAGATGTTTTTCTGGGCACAGAGAAACGTAGTTATACACGCGCAGTCTCATCTCAGCGATGTGTGCGCGCCGGCGGCAAACATAACGATCTTGAGAACGTGGGTTATACCGCACGCCATCATACTTTTTTCGAAATGATGGGTAATTTCAGCTTTGGTGACTATTTTAAAAAAGAAGCTATCGAATTTGCCTGGAACTTTCTGACCAAAGAGCTTGGCCTGGCAAAGGACAAGTTACTGGTGACCGTGTTTCATAATGATGATGAAGCATTTGATATATGGGAAAACCATATTGGTGTGCCTAAAGAAAAAATCATCCGGATTGATACTGCTGACAACTTCTGGTCAATGGGCGATACCGGTCCATGTGGACCGTGCTCTGAAATCTTCTATGACCATGGCGAACATATCTGGGGTGGACCGCCAGGAACACCTGAAGAAGATGGTGACCGTTTTATCGAAATCTGGAACCTGGTTTTCATGCAGTATAACAAGCAGGAAGACGGTACGATGGAACCGCTGCCCAAGCCTTCAATCGATACAGGTATGGGACTGGAGCGAATCTCTGCAATTATGCAGGATGTTCACAGCAATTATGAGATAGACCTCTTTGAAAGACTAATCAAAGCAACCGCTGAGGTAGTGGGTACTACTGATTTGGAGAACAAATCGCTGCGCGTTATCGCAGACCATATCCGTTCATGCAGCTTTCTTATCTGTGATGGTGTAATGCCGGGTAACGAAGGTCGCGGCTACGTGCTGCGTCGCATTATCCGCCGGGCGGTACGTCATGGCTATAAGCTGGGTGCCCAGGACATTTTCTTTTATAAGCTGGTTGCCGCACTGACTAAAGAAATGGGCGAAGCCTACCCAGAGTTGGCGGACCAACAACCGGTTATCGAAAAAGTATTGCGCGTTGAGGAAGAGCAGTTCAGTAAAACGCTGTCTCGCGGTATGGCGATGCTCAACGATGTACTGAAAGAATTAGACGGTGATACGGTAGCCGGCGATGTTGTGTTTAAGCTGTATGATACCTACGGTTTTCCCGCAGATCTGACGGGCGACGTGGCACGTGAGCACGGCTACAAGATTGACGAAGAGGGTTTTGAGCAGGCGATGCAGGAGCAGCGCCAGCGTGCTCAAAAAGCCAGCAACTTCGGCATGAACTACAATGAGCAATTGCGAGTTGAACATGCTACCTCCTTCACCGGATACACCGACGTAGAAGGTCAGGCTAACGTGCTTGAGCTTATTAAAGACAATGCGTTTACCGATACTTTGAAAGATGGTGAAGAAGGTGTGGTTGTATTAGATAGTACACCTTTTTACGCAGAAGCCGGTGGACAGAGCGGAGATGCCGGTCTGTTGCAGGTTGCCGGTGGTGAGTTTGTGGTAACTGATACACAAAAGATGGGCAACGCGTTTGCTCATTACGGTAAAGCGGTCGGCAATATTAAGAAGGGCGATAAGGCGACAGCAAAAATTGATCGCGAAAATCGTGAGGCAATTAAGAAAAACCACAGTGCCACTCACTTGCTGCATGCCGCGTTACGTGAGGTCTTAGGCGAGCACGTTACGCAAAAAGGTTCTTTGGTTGAAGCACAGCGTATGCGCTTTGACTTTTCTCACTTTGAAGCCATTTCCTCAGACCAGATCGCGCTTCTTGAGCGCCGGGTTAATGAGGAAGTTCGCGCCAATCATGCATTAGCTACAGAGTTGATGGATTTGGATGAAGCCAAAGCATCAGGTGCGATGGCACTGTTCGGTGAGAAATACGATGAGAAAGTCCGCGTTGTAACGATGGGGCCATTTTCTGTCGAACTGTGTGGCGGAACGCATGTTGCTCATACAGGCGAGATCGGACTGTTTAAAATTGTGTCGGAAAGCGGCATTGCGTCTGGTGTACGCAGAATCGAGGCGGTGACCGGTGAGGCGGCTATTGAGGTAATTCAGCAGCAGCAGGCCACTATAAACCAGGCCGCTGGCTTGCTCAAAACCGATGCTTCAAATGTGCTGCAAAGGTTATCTGCGCTTCAGACACAAACTAAAGAGCTTGAAAAAGCGCTGGGCGCTGCCAAACAAAAACTGGCTAGCCAGCAAGGTGCTGATATGCTTGGTCAGGCCCAGGAAATAAACGGCGTTAAAGTGCTGGTGACCCAACTCGATGGTGTCGAGCCGAAAGCATTGCGAGGTATGGTCGATGATCTTAAAAACCGAATCGGGGAAGGCGTCGTAGTACTAGGGGTAGCAGGCGAGAAGAAAGCGAGTCTGATAGTTGGCGTTACTAAACAATTGACAGCGAAGGTTAAGGCTGGAGAGTTAGTAAACTATATTGCAGGCCAGGTAGGAGGCAAAGGAGGCGGTCGACCTGACATGGCGCAGGCCGGTGGTGATCAGCCAGAAAACCTTGGTTCCGCGTTAGACTCTGTTACCTCTTGGCTCTCAGATAAGCTATAA
- the csrA gene encoding carbon storage regulator CsrA, whose product MLILTRRVGETLMVGDEVTVTVLGVKGNQVRIGVNAPKEVSVHREEIYMRIQAEKGGDASSSDKE is encoded by the coding sequence ATGCTTATTTTGACTCGTCGTGTAGGTGAAACATTGATGGTGGGTGACGAAGTCACTGTTACTGTCTTAGGCGTTAAGGGAAACCAGGTGCGCATCGGGGTAAATGCCCCTAAAGAAGTGTCGGTTCATCGTGAAGAAATATATATGCGAATCCAGGCTGAAAAAGGCGGAGACGCAAGTAGTTCTGATAAAGAATGA
- a CDS encoding GNAT family N-acetyltransferase has translation MGYQTEFFNSLSHISASQWCSLNTSGTPFLSHTFLSLLENTGCVGDETGWQPHHMAVFDGDKLIAVVPGYIKYDSYGEYVFDHGWANAYHQHGLAYYPKWVNAVPFTPVTGPRFLLHPDYDVTQLTLYVAEQIKCQLPDIVSSAHILFPPGATARQLEALDFPRRYSVQFQWYNYDYQTFDDFLQALTSRKRKSIKKARNQLAQQGVTVERKTAENISREDIAFFIRCYQATYLKRSGHTGYLNEAFFYQLAETLADKLLLVVASTSDGPCASALLLFDEHALYGRYWGALEDINELHFECCYYQGIEFSIENNLRYFNPGTQGEHKLIRGFEPVFCNSCHHLFEPVFHHAVKDFLHRETPAIAGYFKQATDVLPYNDKAKQQLNVFTNSSVDNDITTTTTEN, from the coding sequence ATGGGATACCAAACAGAGTTTTTCAATAGCCTGTCGCACATCTCTGCGTCGCAGTGGTGTAGTCTAAATACGTCAGGTACGCCTTTTTTAAGCCACACGTTTCTTTCGTTGCTGGAAAATACCGGTTGCGTAGGTGATGAAACAGGTTGGCAACCCCACCATATGGCGGTTTTTGACGGCGATAAACTTATTGCCGTGGTCCCCGGATATATCAAGTATGACAGCTATGGCGAGTATGTTTTCGATCACGGCTGGGCGAATGCCTACCACCAGCACGGTCTTGCGTACTATCCCAAATGGGTAAACGCGGTGCCATTTACCCCGGTAACCGGTCCGCGCTTTTTACTGCACCCTGACTATGATGTCACACAGTTAACCCTATATGTTGCTGAACAGATTAAATGCCAGTTGCCCGATATCGTTTCTTCAGCCCACATATTATTTCCTCCCGGCGCAACTGCCAGGCAACTTGAAGCGTTGGATTTTCCGCGCAGGTATAGTGTTCAGTTTCAGTGGTACAACTATGACTATCAGACGTTTGATGACTTTTTGCAGGCCCTGACCTCACGAAAACGTAAAAGTATTAAAAAGGCACGCAATCAGCTTGCTCAGCAGGGCGTGACGGTTGAGCGTAAAACCGCAGAGAATATTTCCCGCGAGGACATCGCATTTTTCATACGCTGCTACCAGGCGACGTATCTGAAACGCAGTGGCCATACTGGCTATCTTAACGAAGCATTTTTTTACCAGCTTGCTGAGACATTAGCAGATAAGTTACTGCTGGTAGTGGCCAGTACCTCGGACGGTCCCTGTGCCAGTGCGTTATTACTATTTGACGAGCATGCCCTTTACGGGCGCTACTGGGGGGCGCTGGAAGATATCAATGAGCTACATTTTGAATGTTGCTATTACCAGGGTATTGAATTTTCAATAGAAAACAATCTGCGATACTTCAACCCCGGTACCCAGGGAGAGCACAAGCTTATTCGTGGGTTTGAGCCTGTGTTCTGCAACTCCTGCCACCATTTATTTGAGCCTGTCTTTCATCACGCTGTAAAAGATTTTCTACACCGTGAAACGCCTGCAATTGCTGGCTATTTCAAACAGGCGACAGATGTATTACCTTACAATGATAAAGCAAAACAGCAACTTAACGTTTTTACCAATTCCAGTGTCGATAACGACATTACAACAACGACAACAGAGAACTAA
- the oadA gene encoding sodium-extruding oxaloacetate decarboxylase subunit alpha: MSKPLALTELVLRDAHQSLLATRMRLDDMLPIAEELDNAGFWSVESWGGATFDACIRYLGEDPWERIRALKKAMPKTRQQMLLRGQNLLGYRHYADDVVKKFVERAHQNGVDVFRIFDAMNDVRNLETAVKSAIDCAAHAQGTIAYTVSPVHTLDTWLNMAKDLQNMGVDSICIKDMAGLLNPYECEKLIKGLKETVDVPIAMQCHATTGLSTATYQKAIDAGIDMLDTAISSMSMTYGHTATETIVSAVEGTERDTGLSLPELENIASYFRDVRKKYAQFEGSLKGVDARILLAQVPGGMLTNMENQLKEQGAQDKFDEVLKEIPRVREDLGFIPLVTPTSQIVGTQSVLNVLTGERYKSITKETAGVLRGEYGATAAAVNEKLQQRVLDGDEPVTCRPADNLKPEMESLTSELEELSNAKSFTLADAKVDDVLTYALFPQIGLKFLQNRGNPDAFEPAPSAEGKSQQSKAQSSAETTNAAPSQGGPASYDVSVDGKVYHVEVAASGELTDVQPAKAKSQADTEEKDTPKASAGGQAIESPLSGNVFKVLVSEGDEIADGDVVMILEAMKMETEIRSAFDGTVSRVLAKEGDAVSSGQPLIEL; the protein is encoded by the coding sequence ATGAGCAAACCATTGGCACTAACTGAACTGGTTTTGAGAGATGCCCACCAGTCGCTACTTGCAACCCGTATGCGTCTGGATGACATGTTACCTATCGCTGAAGAGCTGGATAATGCGGGCTTCTGGTCTGTAGAGTCCTGGGGCGGTGCTACGTTCGATGCCTGCATCCGCTATTTGGGTGAAGATCCGTGGGAACGCATTCGCGCGTTAAAAAAAGCGATGCCCAAAACCCGCCAGCAAATGCTGTTAAGAGGACAGAATCTGCTTGGGTACCGTCACTATGCTGACGATGTAGTAAAAAAATTCGTTGAACGTGCGCATCAAAACGGTGTTGATGTTTTCAGAATTTTTGACGCGATGAATGATGTCAGAAATCTGGAAACGGCAGTAAAGTCCGCTATTGACTGTGCCGCGCACGCCCAGGGCACGATTGCCTATACAGTCAGTCCGGTCCACACCCTCGATACCTGGCTGAATATGGCAAAAGACCTGCAAAATATGGGGGTCGACTCCATCTGTATTAAGGACATGGCCGGACTTTTAAACCCGTATGAGTGTGAAAAGCTGATTAAAGGTCTGAAAGAGACAGTGGATGTACCCATTGCTATGCAATGTCATGCCACTACAGGCTTGTCTACCGCGACGTATCAGAAGGCTATAGATGCCGGTATTGATATGCTCGATACGGCTATATCTTCAATGAGTATGACTTACGGGCATACTGCAACTGAAACCATCGTATCTGCAGTCGAGGGCACTGAGCGCGATACTGGCTTATCCCTGCCAGAGCTGGAAAACATTGCCAGCTACTTCAGAGATGTCAGAAAAAAATATGCGCAGTTTGAAGGTAGTCTGAAAGGTGTAGATGCGCGCATTCTGCTGGCGCAGGTTCCCGGTGGTATGTTGACCAACATGGAAAACCAGCTTAAAGAGCAGGGGGCGCAAGATAAGTTTGATGAAGTGCTCAAAGAAATTCCCCGGGTCAGAGAAGACCTTGGTTTCATCCCTCTGGTAACGCCAACGTCTCAAATAGTTGGTACGCAATCGGTATTGAATGTCCTGACCGGTGAGAGATACAAAAGCATCACGAAAGAGACCGCAGGTGTTTTGCGCGGAGAATACGGCGCAACGGCAGCGGCGGTTAATGAGAAGCTGCAGCAGCGCGTATTAGATGGTGACGAGCCGGTGACTTGCCGGCCTGCAGACAACCTGAAGCCTGAAATGGAGAGCCTTACCAGCGAGCTTGAGGAGCTTTCCAACGCAAAGTCTTTCACACTTGCGGATGCTAAGGTAGACGATGTGCTTACCTACGCACTGTTTCCTCAAATCGGTCTTAAGTTTTTGCAAAACCGCGGCAATCCGGATGCCTTTGAGCCTGCGCCCTCCGCAGAGGGCAAATCGCAGCAGAGCAAAGCTCAGTCTTCTGCTGAAACAACAAACGCAGCACCTTCGCAAGGTGGCCCGGCCAGCTATGATGTCTCCGTTGATGGAAAGGTTTACCATGTTGAAGTGGCCGCCTCAGGTGAGCTGACAGATGTTCAGCCTGCCAAAGCGAAATCACAAGCTGACACTGAGGAAAAAGACACACCAAAGGCTTCAGCGGGCGGACAGGCTATTGAATCGCCATTGTCTGGTAATGTATTTAAAGTGCTGGTTTCAGAAGGGGATGAAATTGCCGATGGCGACGTGGTAATGATTCTTGAAGCAATGAAAATGGAAACAGAAATTCGCAGTGCGTTTGATGGCACGGTGAGCCGGGTGCTGGCTAAAGAAGGCGATGCAGTTTCCAGTGGTCAACCCTTAATCGAGCTGTAG
- a CDS encoding regulatory protein RecX: protein MSESNRKIIVDAITRMLARREHSVVEITTKLSQKGYEEAETAPIIEEFREAGIQSDLRFAEAMVRSAVAKGRGPRRLKADLSAHDVEESFIDQAIKEIAPDWFELALRVRIKKFGAAVPEDFKVRQKQMQFLQYRGFVQEQIQYAIRGDNAV from the coding sequence ATGTCAGAGTCTAACAGAAAAATCATTGTCGACGCGATTACCCGCATGTTGGCGCGACGAGAGCACAGCGTAGTAGAAATTACCACGAAACTTTCGCAAAAGGGCTATGAAGAAGCTGAAACTGCACCGATAATCGAAGAGTTTCGTGAAGCCGGTATACAATCGGACCTGCGATTTGCAGAAGCGATGGTGCGAAGCGCGGTTGCTAAGGGCCGGGGCCCAAGACGGCTGAAGGCAGACTTATCGGCACATGACGTAGAAGAAAGCTTCATCGACCAGGCAATCAAAGAAATAGCGCCAGACTGGTTTGAACTTGCGCTACGCGTGCGCATTAAAAAGTTCGGCGCAGCTGTACCCGAAGATTTCAAGGTCCGGCAAAAGCAAATGCAGTTTCTGCAATATCGTGGTTTTGTGCAAGAGCAGATACAATACGCAATTCGCGGCGATAATGCCGTATAA
- a CDS encoding M13 family metallopeptidase: MKYSLIAAMVAASLGLAGCGQPEQANAQEAEQTKTQTSKASAKNDGKPELGSFGVDLSARDESVDPGDDFFRYASGNWYDNFELPADKVRYGAFSKLYDRSQEQVKTIIDDIMARDDLNAEEQMVHDFYKAYMDTDAINKKGLKPISDVMGKIDSLENRQQLTELFGSAWLYGNASPLYAGLWYNRLDPNEYQVTVGVGGLGLPDRDYYLGDQERFAEIRKAYLAHVEEMLTLANEENAAEKAQQILDLETKIAEIQWPREKRRDRELTLNQIDREKLSEEYSDFDWDAFFKSSGLKVPELNMTTPEPIKNVIKIVNDTDLDIWKSYLTYHTVSNNANLLSEDVFMSNFNFYGKTLNGQQEPRPRWKRALSQMSGTESLGFAIGKIYVDKYFPESSKEQMKELVENLRAALKKRIENLDWMGDDTKEAAKEKLAAFRPKIGYPDEWVDLEGVKISDDELVQNVRNLRQFFQQRDVEKELEPTDRERWGMTPQTVNAYYNSSFNEIVFPAAILQPPFFDPNADPAVNYGAIGAVIGHEMGHGFDDQGSKSDAKGIQRNWWTEEDLKAFNEKVDKLDEQYSKYEPIEGNTVNGRLTLGENIGDVGGLSMAYEAYKISLDGKEAPVIDGLTGDQRFFLAWAQVWREKRTEQSLMNQLRSDPHAPARYRTMAPRNLDAWYEAFDVTPEDELYLPKEERVQIW, encoded by the coding sequence ATGAAATATAGTTTAATCGCCGCAATGGTAGCGGCATCACTGGGCTTAGCGGGCTGTGGACAGCCTGAGCAAGCCAACGCACAGGAAGCTGAACAAACTAAAACGCAAACCAGTAAAGCGTCAGCAAAAAATGATGGCAAGCCGGAACTTGGCAGCTTCGGTGTTGATTTATCAGCACGCGATGAGTCTGTTGATCCGGGTGACGACTTCTTCCGCTACGCCAGTGGTAACTGGTACGACAATTTCGAATTACCGGCAGATAAAGTTCGCTATGGTGCGTTCAGCAAACTGTATGACCGCAGCCAGGAACAGGTTAAGACGATTATCGACGATATCATGGCGCGTGATGATCTGAACGCTGAAGAGCAAATGGTTCATGATTTCTACAAAGCCTATATGGATACTGACGCGATTAACAAGAAAGGCCTTAAGCCGATCTCTGATGTAATGGGCAAAATTGATAGTCTTGAAAACCGTCAGCAACTGACTGAGCTGTTTGGCAGTGCCTGGTTGTACGGCAATGCTTCTCCGCTATATGCAGGCCTTTGGTATAACCGCCTTGATCCTAATGAATATCAGGTAACCGTAGGTGTGGGTGGACTGGGTCTGCCTGATCGCGATTACTATCTGGGCGATCAGGAGCGCTTTGCCGAAATCCGTAAAGCGTACCTCGCGCATGTTGAAGAAATGCTGACACTGGCAAACGAAGAAAATGCGGCTGAAAAAGCACAGCAGATTCTGGATTTAGAAACTAAAATTGCAGAAATCCAGTGGCCGCGTGAAAAGCGTCGTGACCGCGAACTGACACTGAATCAGATTGATCGTGAAAAATTATCTGAAGAATACAGCGATTTCGACTGGGACGCGTTTTTCAAATCTTCTGGTCTGAAAGTACCTGAGCTGAACATGACGACGCCAGAGCCAATCAAAAATGTTATCAAAATTGTTAACGATACCGATTTGGACATTTGGAAGAGCTATCTGACTTATCACACGGTTTCAAACAACGCGAACCTGTTGTCTGAAGATGTGTTCATGTCCAACTTCAACTTTTACGGCAAAACGCTGAATGGTCAGCAGGAGCCTCGCCCGCGCTGGAAGCGTGCACTTTCACAAATGTCAGGTACTGAGTCGCTTGGCTTTGCGATCGGTAAGATTTATGTCGACAAGTATTTCCCTGAAAGCTCTAAAGAGCAAATGAAGGAGCTTGTAGAGAATTTGCGCGCAGCACTTAAAAAACGTATCGAAAACCTTGACTGGATGGGTGATGACACCAAAGAAGCAGCGAAAGAAAAACTCGCCGCTTTCCGTCCCAAAATCGGTTACCCGGATGAGTGGGTTGATTTGGAAGGTGTTAAGATTTCCGATGACGAACTGGTACAGAATGTTCGTAACCTGCGTCAATTCTTCCAGCAACGTGATGTTGAAAAAGAACTTGAGCCTACAGACCGTGAGCGCTGGGGCATGACACCACAGACTGTTAATGCGTACTACAATTCATCGTTCAACGAAATTGTATTCCCTGCAGCAATTCTGCAGCCGCCATTCTTCGATCCAAATGCCGATCCGGCCGTTAATTACGGCGCTATCGGTGCGGTAATTGGTCACGAAATGGGTCACGGTTTTGATGACCAGGGCTCAAAGTCAGATGCCAAAGGTATCCAGCGTAACTGGTGGACTGAAGAAGACCTGAAAGCCTTTAACGAAAAAGTTGATAAGCTTGATGAGCAGTACAGCAAGTATGAGCCTATTGAAGGTAATACGGTTAACGGACGCCTGACACTGGGTGAAAACATCGGTGACGTGGGTGGTCTGTCAATGGCCTATGAAGCTTATAAGATCAGCCTGGATGGCAAAGAAGCACCGGTGATTGATGGCCTGACCGGAGACCAGCGTTTCTTCCTGGCCTGGGCACAGGTATGGCGCGAGAAGCGTACCGAACAAAGTCTGATGAATCAGCTTCGTTCTGACCCGCACGCACCGGCACGCTATCGTACTATGGCGCCACGCAACCTGGATGCATGGTATGAAGCGTTTGACGTAACACCCGAAGACGAGTTGTACCTGCCTAAAGAAGAGCGTGTACAAATCTGGTAA
- a CDS encoding OadG family protein: MNSEIAGQLNEAGTLMLVGMGFVFAFLALLIGGIKLIEVTCRRFPGAPEPVAAGSARKSAGRHSSQEVTPQTIAAISGAIHQHRQAKTKQQENA; encoded by the coding sequence ATGAATTCTGAAATAGCAGGACAGTTGAACGAAGCTGGGACCCTGATGCTGGTAGGAATGGGATTCGTATTCGCGTTTCTGGCACTTTTGATAGGCGGAATAAAACTTATTGAAGTTACCTGTCGTCGATTTCCGGGGGCGCCGGAACCTGTGGCTGCGGGTTCAGCCAGAAAGTCCGCCGGGCGTCATTCATCACAAGAAGTCACTCCCCAAACAATCGCTGCTATCAGTGGGGCAATTCATCAACACCGACAGGCAAAAACAAAACAGCAGGAGAACGCATGA
- a CDS encoding SulP family inorganic anion transporter: MLKISTSNLRGDLTGGLTAGIVALPLALALGVASGLGPMAGLYGAIAVGFFASLFGGTPSQISGPTGPMVVVLAGLFASLSGDVELILTAVVMAGIFQIVFGVLGVGQYIRLVPYPVISGFMSGIGAIIIILQIGRLLGHEPPGGTMGALEYLPQALADIDFVTLALGLGTLVIAYKWPASLGKYVPGALAALIIGTLVSLALSVPILGDIPTGLPSIHMPTFTEGKIFMVLEAAFILAILGAIDSLLTSLVADNMTRTRHNSNRELIGQGIGNTVAGLIGGIAGAGATMRTVVNIRSGGKDRISGMTHALVLLAIVLGLSPLAAKIPHAVLAGILVKVGLDIIDWGYLKRAHTGPRWDFALMILVLGLTVFVDLITAVGVGVVLAALAYVRQVAQLQLDEVNKIPENLDDPEENALLEKAGGKVSMFSFGGPLSFGAAADLGHHVRERVRERSQVLILDFSRVPVVDVSAAMAVETITSDAHAAGRELVISGATDEVKKVLDSINTHQPNVRMFKTRLEALDCALRIISDKDDGSDGEGKLASV; encoded by the coding sequence ATGTTGAAAATAAGTACATCTAATTTACGTGGCGACCTCACCGGTGGTCTGACGGCGGGTATCGTTGCGCTGCCGTTAGCACTGGCCCTTGGAGTTGCTTCAGGTCTTGGCCCTATGGCCGGTTTATACGGTGCAATAGCCGTAGGTTTTTTTGCATCACTGTTTGGTGGTACACCGTCACAGATTTCAGGGCCGACAGGGCCGATGGTTGTTGTTCTGGCTGGTTTATTTGCCAGCTTGTCCGGTGATGTCGAGCTGATACTAACCGCGGTGGTGATGGCGGGTATTTTCCAGATCGTCTTTGGCGTACTCGGTGTGGGTCAGTACATCAGACTAGTGCCATATCCGGTTATATCCGGATTTATGTCGGGCATCGGGGCAATTATTATTATCCTTCAAATTGGCCGGTTACTGGGGCACGAGCCACCAGGCGGTACAATGGGGGCTCTGGAATATTTACCCCAGGCACTGGCTGACATTGATTTTGTTACCCTGGCGCTTGGGCTTGGCACATTGGTTATTGCTTACAAGTGGCCGGCTTCTTTGGGTAAATATGTTCCCGGTGCACTGGCTGCGCTGATTATTGGTACGCTGGTAAGTTTAGCCTTGTCAGTGCCTATACTGGGAGATATCCCAACTGGCTTGCCGAGTATTCATATGCCTACCTTTACTGAAGGTAAGATATTTATGGTACTGGAAGCTGCATTTATTCTGGCGATTCTGGGGGCTATTGATAGCCTGCTGACTTCGCTGGTGGCGGATAATATGACGCGTACACGTCATAACAGTAATCGTGAGCTTATTGGTCAGGGTATCGGTAACACTGTGGCCGGTCTGATTGGCGGTATCGCGGGTGCCGGTGCAACAATGCGTACCGTGGTTAATATTCGCAGCGGTGGCAAGGATCGTATCTCTGGTATGACCCACGCACTGGTTCTGCTGGCGATCGTACTGGGACTGAGCCCACTGGCAGCGAAAATCCCGCATGCAGTATTGGCTGGTATTCTGGTTAAAGTTGGTCTGGATATTATTGACTGGGGTTATCTGAAGCGTGCACATACAGGTCCGCGCTGGGATTTTGCTCTTATGATTCTGGTATTGGGCCTGACCGTGTTTGTTGACCTTATCACCGCCGTTGGTGTGGGTGTGGTCCTGGCAGCTCTGGCCTATGTGCGTCAGGTTGCACAGTTACAACTGGATGAGGTCAATAAAATACCAGAGAACCTTGACGATCCGGAAGAAAATGCATTGCTTGAGAAGGCTGGCGGAAAGGTCAGTATGTTCAGCTTTGGCGGTCCACTAAGCTTTGGTGCTGCTGCTGATTTGGGCCACCATGTCAGAGAGCGGGTCAGAGAACGTTCTCAGGTGCTTATACTTGATTTTAGCCGGGTCCCCGTTGTTGATGTATCTGCAGCAATGGCTGTTGAAACTATTACCTCTGATGCACATGCAGCAGGGCGCGAACTGGTTATCAGTGGCGCTACGGACGAGGTGAAGAAAGTGCTCGATAGCATCAATACACACCAGCCAAATGTAAGAATGTTCAAAACACGCCTGGAAGCACTGGATTGTGCTTTGCGTATCATTTCTGACAAAGATGACGGGTCTGATGGTGAGGGGAAACTTGCCAGCGTCTGA